In one window of Candidatus Sulfuricurvum sp. RIFRC-1 DNA:
- a CDS encoding integrase arm-type DNA-binding domain-containing protein, which produces MAKREVTPLIDTQLRNAIPKEKEYTLPDGNGLQLNIKPDGRKVWEIRYTINGKAKKTTAGSYPNTSLKDARLKRDELKEKIKSGIDPIQEKKEIKAINEAEKIETQTAINTQFHLITYEWLSTLKNDDATATKRKRAFERDLFPYFCTYDERHVITSSKTIGEITHGELLKIITEKGKTAPETASRLFADCNRLWIYAVSHEYTDLNITLRIDKSVLPKHEEKNMAKITDEKILGELLRGIDGYYGEGGVIVRNILRFVSLIPLRADNLCKLKWSQIDFEKAVITIPRSEMKVKDKNLPDFKIPLPHQAINILKEIKEVTGWGVWVFHGVRNNLTHANKESGNKALRAIGFNDEVTGRKQTLHSFRGTFRSLTETHATAHGVSFEVRERVLDHHEENKVVRSYTHKADYTEQMRELLQWWADYLDEVKKSKGDK; this is translated from the coding sequence ATGGCAAAACGAGAAGTTACACCGCTTATAGATACTCAACTAAGAAACGCCATACCAAAAGAAAAAGAGTACACGCTACCCGATGGGAACGGCTTACAGCTCAATATCAAACCCGACGGGCGGAAAGTTTGGGAGATACGTTACACGATTAACGGCAAAGCCAAAAAGACCACAGCGGGGAGTTATCCTAATACTTCGTTAAAAGATGCGAGGCTCAAACGTGACGAACTCAAAGAAAAGATTAAAAGCGGGATAGACCCTATCCAAGAGAAAAAAGAGATCAAGGCTATCAATGAAGCGGAAAAGATCGAAACACAAACCGCTATAAATACTCAATTTCATCTAATCACCTACGAATGGCTATCTACCCTCAAAAATGATGATGCGACCGCCACAAAGCGAAAGAGAGCGTTTGAGCGTGATTTATTCCCTTATTTTTGTACCTATGACGAACGCCACGTTATCACCTCATCCAAAACAATCGGAGAGATCACCCACGGGGAGCTATTGAAGATCATCACCGAAAAGGGAAAGACCGCCCCCGAAACGGCATCCCGACTCTTTGCCGATTGTAACCGTTTATGGATTTATGCAGTGAGTCACGAATACACCGATTTAAACATTACGTTACGAATAGATAAAAGCGTACTTCCAAAGCATGAAGAAAAGAACATGGCAAAGATTACCGATGAAAAGATACTGGGAGAGCTTTTAAGAGGGATAGACGGCTATTATGGAGAGGGCGGGGTGATTGTACGGAATATTTTACGTTTCGTATCTTTGATACCTTTACGGGCGGATAACCTTTGTAAATTGAAATGGTCACAGATTGATTTTGAAAAAGCCGTTATCACTATCCCCCGCTCAGAGATGAAAGTGAAAGATAAAAACCTACCCGATTTTAAAATCCCCCTACCTCATCAGGCTATCAATATCCTCAAAGAGATCAAAGAGGTAACGGGGTGGGGTGTATGGGTATTTCATGGTGTACGAAACAATTTAACCCATGCAAACAAAGAGAGCGGAAACAAAGCGTTAAGGGCGATAGGCTTCAATGATGAAGTAACGGGGCGTAAACAAACGCTTCACAGTTTTAGAGGTACGTTTCGATCATTAACCGAGACACACGCCACAGCCCACGGGGTGAGCTTTGAAGTACGGGAGCGGGTACTCGATCATCATGAAGAAAACAAGGTGGTGAGATCGTACACCCATAAAGCCGATTACACCGAACAGATGCGGGAGTTATTGCAGTGGTGGGCGGATTATCTCGATGAGGTAAAGAAATCAAAGGGAGATAAATAA
- the groES gene encoding co-chaperone GroES encodes MNFQPLGKRVLVQRLEEATTTASGIIIPDNAKEKPSQGTVIAVSEKVSNVEIGNVVVFGKYAGTELTLEGKAYLVIATSDLLGIIK; translated from the coding sequence ATGAATTTTCAACCACTTGGAAAACGGGTATTGGTTCAACGTCTCGAAGAAGCAACCACAACCGCATCGGGTATCATTATTCCTGACAATGCAAAAGAGAAACCCTCACAAGGAACTGTTATAGCTGTGAGCGAGAAAGTAAGTAATGTAGAGATAGGGAATGTTGTCGTTTTCGGTAAATACGCCGGTACAGAATTGACACTAGAGGGAAAAGCTTACTTAGTGATTGCGACAAGCGATTTACTCGGAATTATTAAATAA
- the groL gene encoding chaperonin GroEL (60 kDa chaperone family; promotes refolding of misfolded polypeptides especially under stressful conditions; forms two stacked rings of heptamers to form a barrel-shaped 14mer; ends can be capped by GroES; misfolded proteins enter the barrel where they are refolded when GroES binds), with the protein MAKEIHYSDDARNKLAAGVQKLTDAVKVTMGPRGRNVLIQRSYGAPLITKDGVSVAKEVELKDPLENMGAQLVKEVASNTADEAGDGTTTATILANSIFKEGLRNITAGANPIEVKRGMDKATEAILAELKAASRIINDKKEIAQVATISANSDERIGAMIAEAMDKVGRDGVITVEEAKGINDELDVVEGMQFDRGYLSPYFINNSEKMTVELDHPFILLFDQKISNLKDLLPVLEQVQKSSRPLLIIAEDVEGEALATLVVNKLRGVLNITAVKAPGFGDRRKAMLQDIAVLTRAQLISEEIGRTLDSATITDLGQASRVVISKDNTTIVDGAGDKDAVNSRIKEIRTQIEATTSEYDKEKLQERLAKLAGGVAVIKVGAATETEMKEKKDRVDDALSATKAAVEEGIVIGGGAALIRAAAKVKHDLTGDQKIGWEIILRAITAPVKQIAENAGYDAGVVVNTIVSATNENIGFNAATGEYVDMYEAGIIDPLKVERVALTNATSVSSMLLTTEATIHEIKEDKPAMPDMGGMGGMPGMM; encoded by the coding sequence ATGGCAAAAGAAATTCACTATTCAGATGACGCACGCAATAAATTAGCCGCCGGAGTACAAAAACTGACCGATGCGGTCAAAGTAACCATGGGGCCGCGCGGTCGTAATGTCCTTATCCAACGCAGCTACGGCGCACCGCTTATCACTAAAGACGGTGTATCGGTTGCCAAAGAGGTAGAACTCAAAGACCCGCTTGAAAACATGGGAGCGCAACTCGTTAAAGAGGTTGCTTCTAACACGGCGGACGAAGCGGGTGACGGTACCACAACGGCGACCATCCTAGCCAACTCTATTTTCAAAGAGGGTCTTCGAAACATCACAGCGGGGGCTAATCCGATCGAAGTTAAACGGGGTATGGACAAAGCGACCGAAGCGATCTTGGCAGAGCTCAAAGCGGCTTCACGTATCATCAACGATAAAAAAGAGATCGCGCAAGTCGCAACCATCTCGGCAAACTCCGATGAGCGCATCGGTGCAATGATCGCCGAAGCGATGGATAAAGTAGGCCGTGATGGCGTTATCACGGTTGAAGAAGCCAAAGGAATCAATGACGAACTCGACGTGGTAGAGGGGATGCAATTCGACCGTGGTTACCTCAGCCCGTATTTCATCAACAACTCGGAAAAAATGACCGTTGAATTGGATCATCCGTTTATCCTTTTGTTCGATCAAAAAATCTCGAACCTCAAAGACCTTCTCCCTGTGTTGGAGCAAGTTCAAAAAAGTTCACGCCCGCTTCTCATCATCGCAGAAGATGTTGAAGGTGAAGCGTTGGCAACGTTGGTCGTCAACAAACTTCGCGGTGTTTTGAACATCACTGCCGTTAAAGCTCCGGGATTCGGTGATCGCCGTAAAGCGATGCTCCAGGATATCGCGGTGCTCACTCGTGCACAACTCATCAGCGAAGAGATCGGACGAACACTCGACAGTGCAACGATAACTGATTTGGGTCAAGCCTCTCGCGTGGTAATCAGCAAAGACAACACCACGATCGTTGATGGAGCAGGAGATAAAGATGCGGTTAACTCACGTATCAAAGAGATCCGTACCCAAATCGAAGCGACTACGAGCGAATACGATAAAGAGAAACTTCAAGAGCGTCTTGCGAAACTCGCAGGCGGCGTTGCGGTTATCAAAGTCGGAGCAGCGACGGAAACCGAAATGAAAGAGAAAAAAGACCGTGTAGATGATGCACTCTCAGCAACCAAAGCGGCCGTTGAAGAGGGGATCGTTATCGGCGGCGGTGCGGCATTGATCCGTGCGGCGGCAAAAGTAAAACACGACCTTACCGGCGATCAAAAAATCGGTTGGGAGATCATCCTCCGTGCGATCACCGCTCCGGTGAAACAAATCGCTGAAAATGCGGGATACGATGCAGGTGTTGTTGTCAACACGATCGTCTCTGCAACAAATGAAAACATCGGATTCAACGCGGCAACGGGTGAATACGTCGATATGTACGAAGCGGGAATCATCGATCCTCTCAAAGTAGAGCGTGTCGCATTGACCAACGCAACGTCGGTATCGAGTATGCTTCTCACAACTGAAGCAACGATCCACGAGATCAAAGAAGACAAACCTGCAATGCCTGATATGGGCGGTATGGGTGGAATGCCCGGCATGATGTAA
- a CDS encoding DUF475 domain-containing protein: protein MRYFYSSFAIMLLGLIAAYYLGGLAAIYITFLLIVLEISLSFDNAVVNAKVLETMDPIWQKRFIVFGIPIAVFGMRLIFPLAIVSIVTGMGLLETLQVAMDQPAEYEKVLKATESTIFAFGGAFLLMVFLDFFFGEHDVKWVKFVEGSKTMEHFSGVANIELITAIMVGIALGHITQDFGVVLAFMYGVLLHSLLGMLDHFLSSDTVKSGIAGFIYLEVLDASFSFDGVIGAFALTSNIFIIMIGLGVGAMFVRSITLYFVEHKTLSHFRYLEHGAHYAIGILAIIMLMKITTHISEMVTGTIGIGLILIAFLHSLWENKKANEIV, encoded by the coding sequence ATGCGCTACTTTTACAGCTCGTTTGCAATCATGCTTTTAGGGCTGATTGCAGCATATTATCTCGGTGGACTTGCCGCTATTTACATCACCTTTCTTCTGATTGTTCTTGAAATCTCTCTTTCGTTTGATAATGCGGTGGTTAATGCCAAGGTACTTGAAACGATGGACCCGATTTGGCAGAAACGCTTTATTGTTTTCGGTATTCCGATTGCAGTTTTTGGGATGCGTTTAATATTTCCGCTTGCGATTGTTTCGATTGTAACGGGAATGGGATTGTTGGAAACATTGCAAGTGGCGATGGATCAACCCGCAGAGTATGAAAAAGTGCTCAAAGCGACTGAATCGACGATCTTCGCGTTCGGTGGAGCCTTTTTGCTGATGGTCTTTTTGGACTTTTTCTTTGGGGAACATGATGTCAAATGGGTGAAGTTTGTTGAAGGTTCCAAAACGATGGAACATTTTTCAGGCGTTGCCAATATCGAGTTGATTACTGCAATTATGGTGGGGATCGCTTTGGGGCACATCACTCAGGACTTCGGAGTTGTTTTGGCATTTATGTACGGAGTATTGCTTCACTCATTGCTCGGGATGCTGGACCATTTCCTCTCATCCGATACGGTTAAAAGCGGGATCGCCGGATTTATCTATCTCGAAGTTCTCGATGCGAGTTTCAGTTTTGACGGTGTTATCGGGGCGTTTGCATTGACCAGTAATATCTTTATTATCATGATCGGTTTGGGTGTGGGAGCGATGTTTGTACGGAGTATCACCCTTTATTTCGTTGAGCATAAAACCCTCTCACATTTCCGGTATCTCGAACACGGTGCCCATTATGCAATCGGGATTTTGGCGATTATCATGTTGATGAAAATTACCACTCATATCAGTGAGATGGTGACGGGGACTATCGGTATCGGATTGATCTTGATCGCGTTTCTTCACTCGCTGTGGGAAAATAAAAAGGCCAATGAGATCGTTTAA
- a CDS encoding 2OG-Fe(II) oxygenase: MHQISNYVYARDELLGWDIPTARLPNPYHDFPYIVLEGVLSPAECRAITAHTLSDNEAVQAELRGRSLDTAIRKTDIHTLSPEHREIYDRRFEAVRGEIETFFALSLAKATDVQVLGYESGSFYLKHSDDSSELRDHDGNVIGYRTVAPERKLTTVLFTTSYTPHPTDQDHFSGGELLFNYLCDEHGNTITLRPEAGDMVVFLSNPYFSHEVLSVKEGFRLSLVQWHNAHM; the protein is encoded by the coding sequence ATGCATCAGATCAGTAACTACGTATATGCACGAGATGAGTTACTGGGGTGGGATATTCCCACTGCGCGGCTCCCCAATCCGTACCATGATTTTCCCTATATAGTTCTTGAGGGGGTGCTTAGTCCGGCCGAATGCCGAGCGATTACCGCTCATACGCTATCGGATAATGAGGCGGTGCAGGCAGAACTACGCGGACGTTCACTCGATACCGCTATTCGTAAAACCGATATTCATACGCTAAGCCCAGAACACCGAGAAATCTATGATCGCCGTTTTGAAGCGGTGAGAGGAGAGATTGAAACATTTTTTGCCCTTTCTCTCGCCAAAGCAACCGATGTGCAGGTTCTAGGCTATGAGAGCGGGTCGTTTTATCTCAAGCATTCCGATGATTCAAGCGAATTGCGTGACCATGATGGGAATGTCATCGGGTATCGCACCGTCGCCCCTGAGCGCAAACTCACTACCGTCCTCTTTACGACCTCTTATACTCCGCATCCGACGGATCAAGATCATTTCAGCGGAGGAGAATTGCTCTTCAACTATCTGTGTGACGAGCACGGCAATACGATTACCCTCCGTCCGGAAGCAGGGGATATGGTCGTATTTCTGAGTAATCCCTATTTCTCTCACGAAGTGCTTAGTGTCAAAGAAGGATTCCGTCTTTCACTCGTTCAATGGCATAATGCTCATATGTAA
- a CDS encoding biopolymer transporter ExbD, which yields MKMKRIDTINVIPFIDIMLVLLVMVLTTATFIKTGLIPVDLPEAKGSAAEHKPSELKLTIQKDGTLMLGEEKIPITLADFEQRVVEGGKEMTVVLYSDKEAAFQNFVGVMDVLKRLGHEQLYIVTDKQK from the coding sequence ATGAAAATGAAACGGATCGATACGATCAACGTTATTCCGTTCATCGACATTATGCTCGTGTTGCTCGTCATGGTACTTACTACGGCGACGTTTATTAAGACAGGATTGATTCCCGTCGATCTCCCTGAGGCCAAAGGATCTGCGGCAGAGCATAAGCCGAGTGAGCTGAAACTCACCATCCAAAAAGACGGGACACTGATGTTGGGGGAAGAGAAAATACCGATCACGTTAGCCGATTTTGAACAGCGTGTCGTTGAGGGAGGAAAAGAGATGACGGTTGTTCTTTACAGCGATAAAGAGGCGGCATTTCAAAACTTCGTGGGTGTTATGGATGTGTTGAAACGTCTTGGACATGAACAGCTTTATATCGTCACCGATAAGCAGAAATAG
- the exbB gene encoding TonB-system energizer ExbB has translation MENSGWLEFAQTAVDYGIIGILVVMSIVSLWLFIERMMAYGSVRIGDYETKEELELDLGNNVSTIATIGSNAPYVGLLGTVLGIMITFYTLGDVGAVDPKKIMTGLALALKATAMGLVVAIPAIVFYNILLRKMERLITLWEIDAHKKQG, from the coding sequence ATGGAAAACAGCGGTTGGCTGGAATTTGCACAAACGGCAGTGGATTACGGGATTATCGGGATTTTGGTGGTTATGAGTATTGTCTCATTATGGCTTTTTATCGAAAGAATGATGGCATACGGTTCGGTTCGTATCGGTGATTATGAGACGAAAGAGGAATTGGAACTTGATTTGGGCAACAATGTTTCTACGATTGCAACGATCGGTTCGAATGCACCGTATGTTGGATTGCTTGGGACGGTTTTAGGGATTATGATTACATTTTACACCCTCGGTGATGTAGGAGCCGTTGATCCGAAGAAAATCATGACCGGGTTGGCTCTGGCGCTCAAAGCGACGGCAATGGGTCTGGTGGTCGCCATCCCGGCTATTGTGTTTTACAATATTTTACTCCGTAAAATGGAACGTCTTATCACACTATGGGAAATCGACGCCCATAAAAAACAAGGGTAA